The proteins below come from a single Chitinophaga pinensis DSM 2588 genomic window:
- the hydA gene encoding dihydropyrimidinase, producing the protein MSLLIKNGRVITATDDYQADILVQGEQIVAIGKELPAGDAQVIDATGLLVMPGGIDPHVHLDMPFMGTFSSDTHETGTRAALHGGTTTVIDFVLQKQGHSLQEALDEWNGRANGTAVGDYSFHMAVTDFNPATKAEIKTMVEQEGITSFKTFMAYKGALMIDDRQMTDLMQEVRQQGGMVTVHATNGDVIDYLVAKHLAEGKTSPLYHYLSQPEVTEAEASARFTDLANYTGCPGYIVHMTCEGALNAVRNATRRNQKVYVETCIQYLLLDASKYEQGFDSAKWVMSPPLREAKDQETLWAGINQGLVNIVATDHCPFMWEQKLMGKDNFAKIPNGHPAIENRMELLFSEGVSKNRISLNKYVEVACTNPAKIFGMFPKKGTISIGSDADIMLFDPKEQHTISAATHHMRVDYSAYEGWPLTGKVKTVLLRGKVAIDKGECLVPKGYGQFIKRNKVSGKI; encoded by the coding sequence ATGTCACTGCTGATTAAAAACGGAAGGGTTATTACCGCTACAGACGATTACCAGGCAGATATACTGGTGCAGGGAGAACAGATCGTTGCCATCGGAAAAGAGCTGCCCGCCGGCGACGCTCAAGTCATCGATGCAACCGGTCTGCTCGTGATGCCGGGAGGCATCGACCCGCATGTACACCTGGATATGCCCTTTATGGGTACCTTCTCCAGCGATACGCATGAAACAGGTACCCGCGCCGCCCTGCATGGAGGTACCACTACCGTCATCGACTTCGTATTACAGAAACAGGGACATTCTCTGCAGGAAGCATTGGATGAATGGAACGGCAGAGCCAACGGAACGGCTGTAGGAGATTATAGCTTTCATATGGCCGTAACTGATTTCAATCCGGCTACCAAAGCGGAAATAAAGACCATGGTAGAACAGGAAGGCATTACTTCCTTCAAAACCTTTATGGCATACAAAGGGGCATTGATGATCGACGACCGCCAGATGACCGATCTGATGCAGGAGGTACGGCAGCAGGGCGGTATGGTCACCGTACATGCTACCAATGGCGACGTGATTGATTACCTGGTGGCAAAACACCTCGCAGAAGGAAAGACATCTCCGCTGTATCATTATCTTTCCCAACCGGAAGTGACGGAAGCCGAGGCGTCTGCCCGTTTTACCGATCTGGCTAATTACACGGGTTGCCCTGGCTACATCGTACATATGACCTGCGAAGGCGCACTCAATGCCGTACGTAATGCAACCCGTAGAAACCAGAAAGTATATGTAGAAACCTGTATCCAGTATCTGCTCCTGGATGCATCAAAATATGAGCAGGGCTTTGACAGCGCGAAGTGGGTTATGAGTCCGCCATTGCGCGAAGCGAAAGACCAGGAAACACTCTGGGCAGGTATTAATCAGGGTCTTGTAAACATCGTGGCTACAGATCATTGTCCGTTTATGTGGGAACAGAAACTGATGGGGAAAGATAACTTTGCAAAGATCCCTAATGGACATCCTGCTATCGAAAACAGGATGGAACTCCTCTTCAGCGAAGGTGTCAGCAAAAACAGGATCAGCCTCAATAAATATGTTGAGGTGGCCTGTACCAATCCTGCGAAGATCTTTGGCATGTTCCCGAAAAAAGGAACAATCTCCATCGGCAGTGACGCTGATATTATGCTCTTCGATCCTAAGGAACAACATACTATTTCAGCAGCCACCCATCATATGCGGGTAGATTATTCCGCTTACGAAGGCTGGCCGCTGACAGGCAAGGTGAAAACCGTGCTGCTCAGAGGGAAAGTTGCCATTGATAAAGGCGAGTGTCTCGTACCCAAAGGATATGGACAATTCATAAAACGCAATAAGGTCAGCGGAAAAATCTGA
- a CDS encoding nitrilase-related carbon-nitrogen hydrolase, which translates to MSRIIKSGLIQMSLPKTEGEGTIEEIKEAMIQKHIPLIEEAGEKGVQILCLQEIFDTPYFCPGQDAKWYASAETVPGPTTERMAAYAKKYNMVIIVPIYEKEQAGVLYNTAAVIDADGTYLGKYRKNHIPHTSGFWEKFFFKPGNLGYPVFQTRYAKVGVYICYDRHFPDGARILGLNGAEIVYNPSATVAGLSQYLWKLEQPAHAAANGYFMGCINRVGEEKPWNIGKFYGSSYFVDPRGQIFASASEDKDELLIASFDLDMIDEVRNVWQFFRDRRPETYGKLTEL; encoded by the coding sequence ATGTCGCGTATTATTAAATCAGGATTGATTCAGATGAGCTTACCCAAAACAGAAGGCGAAGGTACCATTGAAGAGATAAAGGAAGCGATGATTCAGAAACACATTCCCCTGATAGAGGAAGCCGGAGAAAAAGGTGTACAGATCCTTTGTTTACAGGAAATTTTCGACACCCCTTATTTTTGTCCGGGCCAGGATGCCAAATGGTATGCTTCTGCTGAAACAGTACCTGGTCCTACAACCGAACGCATGGCCGCCTATGCAAAGAAATACAACATGGTGATCATCGTACCGATCTACGAAAAGGAACAGGCAGGCGTATTATACAACACCGCCGCTGTGATCGATGCAGATGGTACCTACCTGGGCAAATACAGAAAGAATCATATTCCGCATACTTCGGGCTTCTGGGAGAAATTCTTCTTTAAACCGGGTAACCTCGGCTACCCCGTGTTCCAGACGAGATATGCAAAGGTAGGTGTCTACATCTGCTATGACCGGCACTTCCCGGATGGCGCACGGATACTCGGACTCAATGGTGCAGAGATCGTATATAATCCGTCGGCAACAGTAGCCGGTCTGTCACAGTATCTATGGAAACTGGAACAACCTGCTCATGCAGCTGCCAATGGTTATTTCATGGGCTGTATTAACAGGGTAGGAGAAGAAAAGCCCTGGAATATAGGTAAGTTTTATGGGTCTTCGTACTTCGTGGATCCCCGCGGACAAATATTCGCCAGTGCTTCCGAAGACAAAGACGAACTGCTGATCGCCTCTTTCGACCTCGACATGATAGACGAAGTCAGGAATGTGTGGCAGTTCTTCAGAGACCGCCGGCCGGAAACCTATGGTAAACTGACGGAGTTATAA